DNA from Triplophysa dalaica isolate WHDGS20190420 chromosome 21, ASM1584641v1, whole genome shotgun sequence:
AGAAAGTATTGGATATTgcaaatatattacattttctttaaccaCCGAGGTTTTTACAGccatcaataaaaataatatttataaagttCCATAAATGGAATGTTCTAAATGAAGTTTTGCATTGAAAGGGTCCAATGCTGATGATGAAATATAAGAACTATTATGTATTATGTGTTGAAAATATAATGATAACTGCATAGCATCTGGAGTGAGAAATGTCTTCATAATGGTTATAGTTACTTTAGTGGTTATATAAACAACCCTCATCACATAATCTGAACTGTCcatttcatactgtatattatgatataaaaaatgtatataacttCTGTTTTCATGTATCTTAATGAAATAATGTATCTCCTGAAAATACAATGTCGAACAAATGTACCATTCTGATTCTTGATTTCTGTTCTTCTTCTTTTACAATACTGGCATGTTGGTTTTTATCGTGTGGCGGAGTAGGTGTGAGATGGCTGTGTCAAAGCCAGATGTTTGTGCGGCGTAACACATGGCTTATTTGTTTAATGAAAGTATATTGTTCAGGTCTCTGATCAGGGGTCAATATGAAAAGCGAGGAGTTTTTCTGAATGATGGCTATTGAGAGTACGGAGGTCAGGTAGACAGAGCAGGAGCTTGGGAAACAGCGAGCTGTCATCTGGTCTTCTTTGTGTAATAAGAGAGCGAAGAGCACCTATCAAATCCTCCTGAAGCTGTTCTACAGCCCCCACGTCTGAAACACCTGAACGATCTGACAGAAACAGAACAGAGAAAAGAGGTCTTTAAATTTACCCTGTTAACACTATTGCTCTGTTACAAAACGTTTGTCTACTGTCTATTAAAGggaaatgacaattctgtcatcatttacgcaaTCTCAaattgtatatactgtaaaaatgacttTGGAGATTTGACAtttataagatatttggaagaatgttagcaattttcagatctaagacaccattgactaccatattagaaaaaataaaaaggtagtCAAACgtcccccagaactgtttgctatccTCAATTcaggacaaaaacaaacaaacaaacagaacaaaaaaatataaaatatttttcctactatggtagtgaatgatgtcctAGAACTGAAAAcggctaacattcttccaaatgtcttccttcaaagaacaaagaaatgtatacaggtttggaacaacttgagggtgagtaaataatgacagaattttcactttttggggggagtgtccctttaataaAGTAAGATAAAATCTACGTAGTACCAcagcgttttagtgccacgttaaaaaaaaaagatttcgagaataaagtcgaaatgttccgagaataaagtcgaaatgttacgagaataaaatcgaaatgttacgaaattatagtcgaaatgttacgagattaaagtcgaaatgtgaCGAGAATAATGTCGAAaagttacgagattaaagtcgaaatgtgacgagaataaagtcgaaatgtgtcgagaataaagtcgaaatgtttcgagaataaacacattatattttgagaaaaataacagaatcgctagaaacaatggatgtggaggatttggttaaatcctactttagattatgatttagcaataagggaattctttgtcttttggcgcatcatcacggagttataattagtaaaaggacactgcagcgatcatgtaggaaactgaatttattcagaagaaaaaatcagacatgaacgaagaactaactcactggttcagatgacgtgctttcacgtaaacaaaatacgtattacgacgagtttattctcgaaacactatgactttattctcgtaacatttcgatttaagtttattctcgtaacatttcgactttaatctcgtaacatttcgacttaaatttattctcataacattttgactttattctcgcaacatttcgactttaatctcgtaacatttcgatttaagtttattctcataacattttgactttattctcgtaacatttcgactttattctcgaaatcttggatttttttatttttattttttttaaatatgccttGTTTAAGGATGTTTTAGGTAATTACCGTACACAAAAAATTATACTTATATATTGATAATGGACATTTTGCTTGGCTTTAAGAAAAGTTTTATTCAAGATGGTGAACAGAGTTTGACCCCACAAATTCTGAGGCTGACTTTGTCAGCAAAATAATGCAAAAGCAATTGTTTTCTTAATTGTGtccaaaaaagacaaaacattgcAGCACTGGAATAGTCTTTGCAtctatattaattaatttacaatGACCGTTAAACACACACTCTTTCTGTGTAAGATACCTGCAGATACCAGCACCACAGCCATGAAGAGTGCCACCTCGTCTGCCCCCAAATTCATGTTCCCCAGCTTCTGGCTGAACTCAAACATAGCATCCAGAAGACCGCCCATGCCGAGGGCTCGCAGTGATGCCAGCGGGTACGTCTGACCATTTAGGAATGTTACAGTGCGTTCCTTTGCATCAAACAGTGAACAGAACCTCACTGTTAAAACCTGCAATACaccaaaagataaaaaacatattttgttgatccTGAAACtgatatacactgtaaaaaatgatctgATCAAAAAGTTATGATAACTTATATATGTCATTAACtcagacataaaataatgtgttatgaaATTTCAACTCAATTGTTTGAGTTTTCAATCTTCCAATTTAGGTTCATAAGTTACTTCAATGAATCACAAATTCCAGGTGTTTGAATGAACTTGCCATTTTAAATTGAGTGGGCTACAAGTCTTTGGCGTGTTGTATTGAGTGGAGGACAGCTCTTTGCGCATGTGCGGGGGACTACAGACGAACAAATTTACGCGCCAACAAGCAAACGAACTTCAATCGGCCTGGTGCCTCATTTTTCCCGTCAGATAAGACGAGTCGTGTTGGCATGAACAAGTTCGCTATTggtaagtgtttgtgttttgtagatatTAAGAATGGGCATTGATGAAACCAATAACGTGGTATGTGCTGTGCTACAACTGTGATGTCATTTAAGCAAGGCACGTTTCAGCGACCGTTAACGTTAGCTAGAAAACTAGCAGTTCAGTCTTTTAGTTCAGTCAGAGACGGTTGATAAAGCGTTATCTGAAATCTACCAGCATTTATCTGAAATCTAAAGcttttgtaacattaaacactaccgttcaaaagtttgggtcagtaaggatttttatttttggggaaagaaataaaataaatcaatacttTTATTCATCAAGAATGAGTTAAAATGATCAGATTGAGTGGAGGACGGCTCTTGGCGCATGTGCGGGGGACTAACGTACCGACGAAGCCAGGCCTCGAGAAGAACAAATTTACGCGCCAGCAAGCAAACGAACTTCAATCGGCCGGGTGCCTCATTTTCCCGTTAGATAAGACGAGTCTTGTTGGCATGAACAAGTTCGCCATTGGtaagtgttagtgttttgtagATATTAAGAATGTGCGTTGATGAAACCAATAACGTGATTAACGTTAGCTATCATTACCTTTTGATATGTGCAACAACTGTGATGTCATTTAAGCGAGGCACGTTTCAGCGACCGTTAACGTTAGCTAGAAAACTAGCAGTTTAGTCAGAGACGGTTGATAAAGCGTTATCTGAAATCTTCCAGCAATTATCTGAAATCTAAAGcttttgtaacattaaacactacCGTTCAAAAGTTTGGTGTCagtaagaatttttattttatttttgggagaaaGAAATAAGATGTATCAATACTTTTATTCATCAAGGATGAGTTAAACAGATCAAAAGTTACAGTAAAGACACTTATTGTTAGttctattttatataaatgctgttcttttgaactttatatttattacataacaTCGGTCGCGTTAGCTAGTTCTAAAGAGCAATCCAACAATTCATATATACAATTTGTAAGTTAGACTTAATTAGAAATGTGCTCttgttcatttttgcaattcacATCACTTGGCagctaaaacttttttttctgttttgtgtgtttcaggtgttttGTGATTTACCAGGCTCAGCTACTCATTTGATGAAGTGGACTTGTAAGTTTTGCAATTTTTCCTCATACATTGAAAAGACTATAGTGAATCATTACAAGGACAAGCATGGACGTGGAAGAACAGGTTTTAGTTGTATTTACCCGAATTGTCTTACCGTCTTTCAATCCCATGTggaacttttaaaacatttgacggACCACAAACAAGGAACCAGTCCCATTGCTAGACTTCGTTGTGAACTTTGTACTTTTTCAGCGCCAAGCAAtatcaaacattattttcttcatttaaagagacatttgaTAAAAAGAGAGACTGTGAATTGCCCATTTGTGGGGTGCTGTTTTACATCTAGAGTAGCCTCAACTTTTACTGCTCACAGAAGCCGATATCATCAGCCTTCTACATTCaataatttcaaacctgaaCTTATTATCCATTGTCAAAGTCAAGCTTCTGTCAATGATGAACAGGATAACTTTgatttagagtcaccagatgtTTCAGTGACTGAACCTGACTCTCAGCCTACACAGAAGTCAGTTGAGCGCAGAATTGCATCCCTTTTCCTTCGACTGCAAGCCGTCCTTCATGTGTCAAAGTCTGCGATTCAAGAAATTGTGGATGATTTGTTTGATATTGGAAAATGTGCTGGACAAATAACTAGGGAGTCAATTGAGAATGTTTTGGAGAAGCATAATTGCACATCTGAGGAATGTTTGACATCCTTGACCGAATTATTTCAAAGTGCTAACCCACTTAATTTCCTTTCAAGAGAAGGATCTTTTGAACAGACAAGAAAAGTTTCATACTGTTATCTATATCCCTATTCTAAAGTTACTTTCAGATCTTCTTAAAAAAGAAGAGGTACTGCAAGCACTGGGGAAAAACAAACCTGTTGAACAGTCTGGCTACTACAAGTCTTTTCTGGATGGTGACTTCTATAAATCGAATGGAATCCTCTCAGGTCAAGAACTAAGTGTAGCTATTACTTTGTATATTGATGACTTTGAAATCTGCAATCCCTTGGGcacatcaaaaaaaaaacataaaatctgtGGTGTGTATTGGGTTATTGGCAATTTACCCTCTAGATACAAGTCAACATTGTCGTCAATCTACCTTGCTTTACTGTGCAAGGCTGAGCATGTCAGGATTTATGGTTATGATCGTGTTTTGAAGCCACTGATTGAAGatattaaatgtcttgaaacAGTAGGTGTGTTTGTAGAGAAACTAGGGTGTAATGTTAAAGGCACCATCTTGTTCGTTGCTGCTGACAACTTGGCAGCACATTCCTTAGGTGGATTCCAAGAGTCTTTCAATGTTGAGAAGTTCTGTAGGTTTTGTCTAGCTAGTCGTCGAGACATACAAACGTGTGATGTTAGAACTGGGAACTTTGTTTTAAGGTCACCAGAATCATTTGATGAAGCTGTAAATGTCTTGAAGCAGACGGACCTTGCATCTGTTGATGGTGTGAAACGAGACTGCCCTCTCAACAGCCTGACAGGTTTTCACACATGCACAGGCTTTCCACCTGATTTTTTACACGATGTGCTGGAAGGGATTGTGCCTGTAGAACTAAGTCTGTGCCTTGCAGATTTGATTTCAAAGAAGTATTTCACATTAGAAGAGCTTAATAGTGAAATACAGAGCTTCCCTTTTAAATTCTCGGATAAGAGAAATTGTCCTCAGAAAATTCTTTCAACTTTTAAAAAGAGTGGAACTGTAGGTGGTAACGGCCACGAAAAATTGGAGTCTTGTGCGTTTCCTTACCCTCATCATCGGCCACCGTGTTCCAGAAGGGAATCAAACATGGGAAGTAATCCTTGAGCTGAAAGACTTGGTTGAGCTCTTAGCGACTCCATATCACACTGAAGACTCGCTGTGTTATTTGCAGTCCAAAATATCGGATCATAGACAGTTGCTACTGACAGTTTTCCCGGATTACAAATTGCGCCCCAAACATCACTTTATTGAACATTATCCTTGCCTTATTCAAAGATTTGGACCCTTAATAGAGTGTTGGACAATCAGGTTTGAGGCTAAGCATTCTTTCTTTAAGAAGGTAGTGCGTGATGccaataactttaaaaatattctgCTTACCCTTGCCTCAAGACACCAACTTATGCTTGCATATTATCTTGAAATGCCCAGCATTTTCAAGCCTGAGATTGAGACAGCAAAAGTGACAGATGTGTGCCTGGGAGTCTTAGATGGTGGTCTTAGACTAGCAATCTTGAATAGATTCAGTGATGTTGACACAGTTGGACTGACCCCTAATGTCTTCTTAAATGGAACGCAGTATTCAAAGGGAATGATACTTTCTGTTGGAAGTACAAGTGGACTACCCAACTTCGGAAGGATTTTGGAAATATGCATTGTGCTGGATGGTCATGTTTGTTTCTTCGTTGAACCTTTTTCGACTTACTATGTGGAGCATTTGAGGAGTTACCATCTTGTGAAGAAAAGTCCTGCTGAGTGTCTCTTGGTGAAACCAGAGGATCTCAATGACTACATGCCACTTGTGTCATACCTTGTCCAGGGTCGCCTGTTAACCACTCCTAGAACATTCTTGCTGAATTAAGGCTGCTGTAAGTTTGTGTATTTCTACCCTGATCCAAAAGAATTAACCCTCTTGAAGTGTTTTCCAAATCGTTTCTGTAGTAACaatttgtttgtatgtatacaatgaattaaaccttttttcttCTCCAATTTCAGGCTGAAGTGATCCACGATGCTGCTGCGAGTTGTCCTCTCTGATATGGATATCAGGCGCCTTTCCATCGAAATCACCCCCCCTAGTGTTGATGCACTGTGCCAGGTGTTGCGTGCAAACCTTGGCCTGAGaggtggatttattttacaatttgagGACCCTGCGTTCAAGGATCAGCTGACCAATTTGACCGACATCCGAGACCTTCCTGAGGAGAGAGCAACATTGAAAGTGTTGTTCACAGCTGATGCAGCTTGCTCGGATTCCAAATTGGATTCAGCCAGCCTTCCATCTCTCAGTAGTGGGGAATCTGACTCCCAGCACTGGCCTGAGCCCTTCCCGATTCCAGAGTTCTCGCATGATGTTGAACTCACGCTGCAAGAAGCAAATGGAAGATATGCAAAAGATGGATCTGTGCTGGTGATTCCTAAAGGTATGAAATCTGATATCCTGGACACACTTGCAGACAGCATGTCAAAGATAAGTCCTTATCCTGAGAGGCAACACTATGAGAATGTTGCGAAAGCGCTTGTGGAGAAGCATCCCAGTCTAAAAGAGCCAGGGTCTGGAAAGGGTTGGTACGGCTGGTTCCACAGCCTGAAGTTTAAGCTCGGAAACTATCGACAGAAGTTAAGTGCAGCTGGATGCCCAGAGGTGAGGGTCAACAAAAGAAAAGGAGAAGAAGCCAAGGGACCACGTATGAAGAAGTCAAAGAAGGGCGAGGTCCACTTCTGTCCAGATCCCCCTGAAGGACTAAGTGATGAAGACATGGAAGAAAAGCGGATGTTGATGGAGgtacatcatacacacacatgcacatacacatcATACCTGTCTAATATTACTGCATACATACCTGCCTATGTTATACTAACTACCTACACTTTGCTTTTGTGTCTGTGAAGCCTACTATTTTGTCTTATGTGTCCTTTGCGCTTGTGCAATCCAATTCAGGTGGAAGTGCTCAAAAAAGACCCAGATCACCAGCAGATAGATGAGCTGATGTCTGCCACGTTCTCCAAGCGCAGAAAGGAGATCGTAGGGGATCAACCTCTCATTGGGGATGTCATAGCTAGATGGCCGGCCATGTTCTGTGAGAGACAGGTATAACAATAGACAACACTCAGCCTATGATTAAAGAGACTTTGGTATTACTGAGTGGATGAAAGCCTTTGACCACAGACAACCTTAGCTTACTAAATTATGACTCTATGCTTTGAAAATCTTTTCTCTAATTTCTTAACCTTTTTGTCTTCTCAGGTTCGGACAGAGTTCAAAAGAGTCGTAAGCATAGACCTTCTCGAGTCGTTCCTCGATGGACTTGACGACCTGGCACCACGACTGCTGGAAGTGTACGAAGCTGCGACCAAGTCGGCAAAGATGCCTGCACTGAAAGCCATTTTGGACTGTCTGAAGAAAGATGTGAGTAGACGAGCTGAGAATTGTAAAATTGGGCACCAGATGTTTGCAATAAAATCTCAACACTgcttatttttgtcttgtagGACACAAACGACAGGAGAAGGATTGCTGCTCTGCTGGGTCTGCCACACTATCTAAGAGAAGAGCCATCAGACATCATCAGGATGTGTGACGTAAGACCTTTTTCTGTCATGCATAACAGCCTATAAATGAACGTACCCACCCACATATACACttgtgcgcgcacacacacacacacacacacacacacacacacacacacagacaacctTTAACAAAGAGATTGCATTAGATACACTCATGGGTGTTGATAAAGTCCTGTGGCAGCAAAATGGTGATGATGCAAGGAGAAGTGATGGGCAGAATAGTGATGGGGAGGACGAGGGTTGGGTGGAATAGTGGTGATGGGAGCAGGGAGGGGTAGAGCAATGTTGGGGGAGGAGAAAGGAGGGGTAGAATAGTGATGGGGAGAGGACCCAGTGCAACATACACTTTCCCAGATCTGAGAGGACACTGAAGTTTTCACCCTTGCAGTAACGTTCCAATATTGCACCTACAAACATGCACACTCACAACTGAAAGCCCAAGAAGACTATTTTATTAGCCTGAAAACAAGGTTTATGATCACTGAGACTTAAATAGCTTTGCAGAGCATGTACATCTTGACCCAAACATtcacactatttttttttttctgcttttcaaGGCCCATGGTGAGACTCTGGCTGCAGCCATGGAGGGGATGCAACTTGGCCTGTTGATAGGCCATGAAGGTGACAACCAGGATGCCTTTCCACGTGAGGTCTTCAATGTGGCAGTTGTGGTTGAGGAGACTGTTGTGCTTCACAACTTCAAGGATGTGCCATCCAGCTTTGCCATGCTTTTGGGGATCATCTACTGCGTTAACCTTGAGTATCCACGAGCCATGAAGTATTCCTTTGAGTTCCTTCAGAGGGTAGTGATGAAGATCAAACCAGATCAAGCCTCTGCCAGAGTCCACGGCATCCGAAACAAGCTCCTGAGATATAATTTGTAAACCATGCCCCACCTGAGAATAggattggaattcatttttttctgttgacatGCGTTCCAAATTTGAAGGCAAAAGCACTTAAGCAAACAGGAGAGGAGCCCTGATTTTTTTGTTGgactgaaaacatttaattctgAATATTGTTCAAATAATGGGGTCAAAAGTATACTGTATTCaagtttcaaatatttgtaaacaacCAGCTGCAGTCTGAAGttttagatttgtttgtgtttggggTTCAGCACAGCTTTTGGTATAAGTTAGCTGGATCTGTGAGattaatgtttttaaggttttttaaatgttaacatttaaaacctgtTCAATATTTCAGTGTTGTAAGGAAAAAAGctaatgcttttaaaagaatttattttcttttgggtTAATATGAATAGTGTTCAGTACAGCTTTGGGTGACCTAATGGGCATATGACAAGCAGAGGGCTGTGCACGTGCATATAGAAGGTGAGATGTTTCCTGCAGTAATCATCAGTCAACTTAACCTCATTAGGTCACACAACAATAACAATGATAAACAACTTAGATGACAGgcagtgattttattttttttggaggTGCTGAATATAGATATCTATACTGCTGTATGTGTCTATTGGTCTATCTAGCCTAGATTCAGCATGACCAACTTCTTGGTTGACAACAGGCACTGCAGACAACTGCAGGAAACACTTCCCATCATCCACCTTCTATACACACACTGAGAAATACTTGTGGAGTCTGCTTGGGATACCCCCTCATAGTGTAAGCTCACACGAAACCCTTCTATTTATCTTAGCCTCATTATGTGACCCACAGCCAACTGAAGTTTGGTATTGATTACAATTTTGAGATGATTTCATGATTGAAGTGTTTATGTATAGCTTGTATTGGCTTAACattggttttaataaaaaaaaacttttgtactcaaatttgtgtttttagaaTTAATTGTTAAGTTAAAACAAGACGTTCTTTTAGATCATCTTAACTTGATACCCTAATTCAAAGacattacttaatttaaatgacTAAGTTGAACCCACTAATGGGGATAAGTGAACAGAATGCTCACTAATGAGTTCACTTTATTTTGAACTTGCATAGCAAAGTTGAAACAACAATAATGGTATAGTCATGTTGACTCACAGAAGGCAATTCACAGTTTAACAACACTTAAAATAATGAGTTAAAACAATTCATTaatccattttgtttttacttgaaaTTTTGAGGCAGCTGCTTAACTTATGATTTTAAGTAGAACCAAGtagatattttttacagtgtagtttgATAAAGAAACAAGTATATTATCTAAAAACCTTGCGTAGTCCATCAATATTTTGCCTAACCGCTATGCATTCCAGTCATAGAAAATCAACTGCATAAccaattttattttctatttctttgtttattttctttatatattacAGATGCATTTGCTGCAGTAGATTGAATTTATGGTTATCCGAAgtgacaacatttacatttaggcatttggcagacgcttttatccaaagtgacttacattgtattatcctatacattttacataggtatttgcaatcccctgggatcgaacccacaaccttgcattgttaacgcaatgctcttaccactgagctacaggaaagcatgtCAGGAATCAGCCCCATGACCCTTGCGCTGCTAACAAAATGCTCTACTAGTGGAGCTACAGGTTGGTAACAATGTTGAGGTTTCTTACCTGAAAGGTTCCTGCCTTTAGCAGCAAGACCTGATCATGTTGGCTCAGGGCCCAAAACCCTGGGATGCCCTTGGCAAATTCCACCACTTCTTTTACAGCTGGAGTAAAGCACTGTGAAAACGCCACCCAAACCTGCTGACTTGAGCACCTGGCTGATGAGATGGGCCAAGCATTGAGAGGACATgcctacagagaaaaaaaaatgctttaaaaagcttttaacCAAGTGCTGTCAAATGCATCCTATAACAAATTTCACACTTTCACAAACACATACCAAAACTTTAGCGCTTGGACTCGGTCTCCACGGACAAGACATCTGAGAGGAATAATCATTGTGATTGGACAGACAGCTATGAGGTGGGGCGGTTCCCTGGCTTGGACTGGAGGACAGTGGAAAATGATAATGACTGTTGTCGATAAAGTGGGCTGCTGGTTTGTTGTCGTGGCTGGCAGTGGGGCATCTGGATTGGGTGAGGCAGCTTGTTGTGGACTGAGTGTGAGACTCAGTGTAGCCAAAAGGATTGTTATTATTGATATCGTCATTGCTGATCTTCACAAATTTCTCCTCGTTCGCAAAGATATCGCGATAAGCTTGTGAGATGGCTTCTTCTGATTGGCCGTCTCTCGGGCTGGTGGGGGTGTCTGTGGGCATGGTACAGTCCATGGATGCTGATTCATTGAGACTGTTCATGTAACTTTGCATTTCGTCCAGCAGTCGTTGTTTCTCGCGCTTTGGAATGCGTCCGAACCGCACCGCTAGGATAGAAAGAAAAAGGAGAAACTACTGAGCGAGTGAATCCCAtgtgtttgacaaaaaaagcgtcccgcacacaaataatgtaaaaatttgTTTACCTTGGGGGTAAAAAACAAGTTTAGTGCAAAAAGTGCTGGGACATTGTTACATATAACATGCAGCAATGGAGATATGATCACAATATACCACAAGCCTCAAGTGTATAATTTCTTATTAAATGGttaccaaataaaaatgtaggaaTAATTCTCTCAGTAGCGAGAATCTTAGACATGAGGTTTACTGTAGATCCTTTATGTGAAATACACAGAAGCTATTGGTTCTTGAACAGAATAAtttcaaggtcatgggtttatTCCCCGGGGGGGGCACACAAGTGTGAAAGATGAAAGAAGGTAATTTACTATATTCAACACAAGCATGGcaattcttaatttttttatgaggTGGCTGTGTCAAACTGTTACAAGTTCTTGTGAGATCAAGCTGTTATCTCAACAAAACTAGAACCCTTCAGCACACTGCAACAATCCTATAACGCCGTAGTGATCAAACAGCACCcaacatattttatatgttgAAGCTCACTGTATGATGTGAGTAAAAAGCTTCATTCTGTTCAACATCTCCCACCTCTCTTTCTTCAGTTATTTATAGACCTTGCTagacccccccccccacccattcctcattttctctctctttatcccGTTGGGAAGTGGGTCAGTCAGAGCAAAAGTGATGTCATTGAGTCAATCTTGTAACAAGGTAAAATGATAATAGGTTATGAGTGAAAGGAAAGAGTGGGGAAggttttagtttagttaaacTGTGTAACGTAATAGGTGAACAAAGACATGATATGATTATACAGGATATGTTAGTGTTGAGCAACAAGGGATTCCCTCATTCACATAAAACATCTAACACAAGCATGAACTCGAATACAAACGCAAAGCTTTGGAAAATCACTTAATTGGAGTACATCAAACAAATGTTCCTTATTTCTGGGGAAGTATAATATAGCACCTGCTATCAGGGGATTTTTAAAGGTTAGACACTTATCTAAGCAAGATAAGTTTTAGCTGTGTAGCTTTTTCAGTCAAGGATGGCGGCAATTCCAGATTACTATTAGAATGATTCAGAGAAGTtacatctttcaaaataaattaaaatgtaaaagtataatTACAATTTAAGTACCAATAAGGGAGCGGTTCACTTTTCACGTGCTGAAAAAGGATGCTgcatatcatttattttctagcTTTTTAGGCCACCTAAATATGTACACTATGATTTATTATTAGCCCAGTTTACAAA
Protein-coding regions in this window:
- the LOC130410107 gene encoding uncharacterized protein LOC130410107, whose product is MLLRVVLSDMDIRRLSIEITPPSVDALCQVLRANLGLRGGFILQFEDPAFKDQLTNLTDIRDLPEERATLKVLFTADAACSDSKLDSASLPSLSSGESDSQHWPEPFPIPEFSHDVELTLQEANGRYAKDGSVLVIPKGMKSDILDTLADSMSKISPYPERQHYENVAKALVEKHPSLKEPGSGKGWYGWFHSLKFKLGNYRQKLSAAGCPEVRVNKRKGEEAKGPRMKKSKKGEVHFCPDPPEGLSDEDMEEKRMLMEVEVLKKDPDHQQIDELMSATFSKRRKEIVGDQPLIGDVIARWPAMFCERQVRTEFKRVVSIDLLESFLDGLDDLAPRLLEVYEAATKSAKMPALKAILDCLKKDDTNDRRRIAALLGLPHYLREEPSDIIRMCDAHGETLAAAMEGMQLGLLIGHEGDNQDAFPREVFNVAVVVEETVVLHNFKDVPSSFAMLLGIIYCVNLEYPRAMKYSFEFLQRVVMKIKPDQASARVHGIRNKLLRYNL
- the nr1d4b gene encoding nuclear receptor subfamily 1, group D, member 4b, which codes for MDNSPGGGVILYAGSTGSPSPGSPSSGYQTQSPSSQPSSPEEVSFTELGTLTKSPTRIIGGNKLVFQFPEVSSDAAINPVAPTLTSSVQNTYSHPLVGRRPCGFMGAFTKTGGMVLLCKVCGDIASGFHYGVHACEGCKGFFRRSIQQNIHYKMCVKNENCLIMRMNRNRCQHCRFKKCLSVGMSRDAVRFGRIPKREKQRLLDEMQSYMNSLNESASMDCTMPTDTPTSPRDGQSEEAISQAYRDIFANEEKFVKISNDDINNNNPFGYTESHTQSTTSCLTQSRCPTASHDNKPAAHFIDNSHYHFPLSSSPSQGTAPPHSCLSNHNDYSSQMSCPWRPSPSAKVLACPLNAWPISSARCSSQQVWVAFSQCFTPAVKEVVEFAKGIPGFWALSQHDQVLLLKAGTFQVLTVRFCSLFDAKERTVTFLNGQTYPLASLRALGMGGLLDAMFEFSQKLGNMNLGADEVALFMAVVLVSADRSGVSDVGAVEQLQEDLIGALRSLITQRRPDDSSLFPKLLLCLPDLRTLNSHHSEKLLAFHIDP